The following are encoded in a window of Ricinus communis isolate WT05 ecotype wild-type chromosome 4, ASM1957865v1, whole genome shotgun sequence genomic DNA:
- the LOC107260888 gene encoding protein FAR1-RELATED SEQUENCE 5, translating into MESQVLEFDIGLGGGDDDGVDIDQAVDDEDMPDSDTLPPTVSLTGSATGDIYLPEGDLLDLEPYEGMEFESEEAAKAFYNSYARRVGFSTRVSSSRRSRRDGAIIQRQFVCAKEGFRNLNEKRTKDREIKRPRTITRVGCKASLSVKMQDSGKWVVSGFVREHNHELVPPDQVHCLRSHRQISGPAKTLIDTLQAAGMGPRRIMSALIKEYGGISKVGFTEVDCRNYMRNNRQRSLEGDIQLLLDYLRQMHNENPNFFYAMQGEEEHYTGNVFWADPKARTNYTYFGDTVTFDTTYRSNRYRLPFAPFTGVNHHGQPVLFGCAFLINETEASFIWLFNTWLTAMSGRHPVSITTDHDAVIRSAIMQVFPNTCHRFCKWHIFKKCQEKLSHVFLKHPSFEADFHKCVNLTESIDEFESCWLSLVDRYDLRDHEWLQTVYSARRQWVPVYLRDTFFAEMSITQRSDSMNSYFDGYINASTNLNQFFKLYEKALESRNEKEVKADYDTMNTSPVLKTPSPMEKQASELYTRKLFMRFQEELVGTLTFMASKAEDDGESIMYQVSKFGEDHKAYYVKFNVLEMKAACSCQMFEFSGLLCRHVLAVFRVTNVLTLPSHYILKRWTKNAKSSVILEERATDVYTNYLESHTVRYNTLRHEAFKFVDEGSKSLDTYNVAVSALQEAAKRVSLATKNDVRSNMVNGRGRGDLASNGSRANVSSGSGNHLGRSAQHFSEDEMDKKIQELIHELDYANRKCDIYRANLLSVLKDIEDHKLQLSIKVQNIKISMKNSI; encoded by the exons ATGGAAAGCCAAGTTCTTGAATTTGATATAGGATTAGGAGGTGGAGATGATGATGGAGTGGACATTGATCAAGCTGTCGATGATGAGGATATGCCTGACAGTGATACTCTTCCTCCCACTGTTTCTCTTACTGGTTCTGCCACTGGTGATATTTACCTTCCTGAAGGTGATCTTTTGGACCTTGAACCTTACGAGGGTATGGAATTTGAGTCTGAAGAGGCGGCCAAGGCCTTTTACAATTCCTATGCTAGGCGTGTCGGTTTTAGCACCCGTGTCAGTTCTTCCCGACGCTCCAGGCGTGATGGTGCTATTATTCAGAGACagtttgtttgtgcaaaagAGGGTTTTAGAAATTTGAATGAGAAACGCACTAAAGATAGAGAAATCAAGCGCCCTCGCACCATTACTAGAGTTGGATGCAAAGCATCCTTATCTGTCAAAATGCAGGATTCTGGGAAATGGGTAGTCTCTGGATTTGTTAGAGAGCACAATCATGAGCTTGTCCCACCTGATCAGGTGCACTGCCTCCGTTCTCATAGGCAAATCTCAGGTCCTGCTAAGACCTTGATTGACACATTGCAGGCTGCTGGTATGGGCCCCCGTAGGATTATGTCTGCATTGATAAAGGAGTATGGTGGAATTAGCAAGGTTGGTTTTACAGAGGTTGATTGTCGGAATTATATGAGGAATAATCGCCAGAGGAGCTTAGAAGGAGACATCCAGCTACTTCTGGATTATTTGAGGCAAATGCATAATGAAAAccccaatttcttttatgcaatGCAAGGGGAAGAGGAGCACTATACTGGCAATGTGTTCTGGGCTGATCCCAAAGCCAGGACTAACTATACTTACTTTGGGGACACTGTTACATTTGACACAACCTATAGGTCCAACAGGTATCGGTTGCCCTTTGCACCATTCACGGGTGTAAATCATCATGGACAGCCTGTTTTATTTGGTTGTGCTTTCCTCATAAATGAAACTGAAGCCTCATTTATCTGGCTTTTCAATACATGGCTTACAGCAATGTCTGGTCGCCATCCTGTGTCTATCACCACTGATCATGATGCGGTGATAAGATCCGCCATCATGCAGGTTTTCCCAAACACCTGTCATCGGTTTTGTAAATGGCATATCTTCAAGAAATGCCAGGAGAAATTATCCCATGTGTTTCTGAAACACCCAAGTTTTGAGGCGGACTTTCATAAATGTGTTAACTTGACTGAATCGATTGATGAATTTGAATCTTGCTGGTTATCACTTGTTGATAGATATGACCTCCGGGATCATGAGTGGCTTCAAACGGTATATTCAGCTCGCCGGCAGTGGGTCCCAGTATATTTGCGGGATACTTTTTTTGCAGAGATGTCCATAACACAGCGAAGTGATAGCATGAACTCATACTTTGATGGTTATATCAATGCCTCGACAAATCTAAATCAGTTCTTTAAGCTGTATGAGAAAGCTCTAGAGAGTCGGAATGAAAAAGAAGTGAAAGCAGATTATGATACAATGAACACTTCACCAGTTTTGAAGACCCCATCTCCTATGGAGAAACAAGCATCTGAGCTTTACACTAGAAagttatttatgagatttCAAGAGGAGCTGGTAGGGACACTAACTTTCATGGCATCTAAAGCAGAAGATGACGGGGAAAGCATTATGTATCAAGTATCAAAGTTTGGGGAAGATCATAAAGCTTACTATGTTAAATTCAATGTTTTGGagatgaaggcagcttgtagtTGCCAGATGTTTGAGTTCTCAGGCCTTCTATGCAGACATGTGTTGGCAGTCTTCAGAGTGACCAATGTGCTTACTCTCCCATctcattatattttgaaaCGGTGGACAAAGAATGCCAAGAGCAGTGTTATATTAGAAGAACGTGCTACTGATGTATATACTAATTATCTGGAGTCTCATACTGTTCGATATAACACCCTACGCCATGAGGCCTTTAAATTTGTAGATGAAGGTTCTAAATCACTAGACACGTACAATGTGGCAGTGAGTGCCCTGCAAGAGGCTGCAAAAAGAGTTTCACTTGCAACAAAGAATGATGTGAGAAGTAATATGGTGAATGGTCGTGGTAGGGGAGACTTGGCGAGTAATGGAAGTAGGGCAAATGTTTCCAGTGGGAGTGGGAATCATCTAGGGAGATCTGCCCAACACTTCTCCGAG gatgaaatggACAAGAAGATCCAGGAACTTATCCATGAGCTAGATTATGCAAATCGAAAATGTGACATTTATAGGGCTAACCTGCTCTCAGTCTTAAAAGACATTGAGGATCATAAGCTACAGTTATCTATTAAAGTACAAAACATAAAGATTAGTATGAAAAACAGTATATAA
- the LOC8285366 gene encoding protein FAR1-RELATED SEQUENCE 9, which yields MSAGRQRTLGSGVQHVLDYLKRMQAENPAFFYAIQNDTDHSLGNIFWADSTSKMNYSYFGDTVVFDTVYRTNRYRVPFAAFTGFNHHGQPVLFGCALVLNESDSSFIWLLQTWLHAMSGQHPVSITTDPDRLIQVAVAQVLPDTRHRYSKHGILRETQEKMAHIYQTHPTFEIEFKKCINETETIDEFELSWQTLLQRYYVMDNEWLQSMHNARQQWVPVYMRNTFFGELSVTEASGDLNSFFDGFVTASTTIQMLIKQYEKAVASWHEKELKADYDTTNTMPVLKTPSPMEKQAANLYTRKIFMKFQEELVETLANPATKIDDSGTISTYRVAKFGEEIKAHTVSFNSFEMKASCSCQMFEYKGIICRHVLAVFRGKNVLTLPTQYILKRWTRNVKSGAVLDERASELPTNSRESLTVRYNNLRQEAIKYVEEGAKSIHIYNVAMDALQDAAKKVAAVKNKSPGATQDGALSNGSGQELHVADENRVAASQSADEKEKKIRELTAELESTNQRCEVYRANLLAVLRDMEEQKLKLSVKVQNARLSLKE from the exons ATGAGTGCTGGCAGGCAGAGGACTCTCGGTAGTGGGGTTCAGCATGTATTGGACTATTTGAAGCGAATGCAGGCAGAGAATCCTGCTTTCTTTTATGCAATTCAGAATGATACTGATCACTCTCTTGGAAATATATTCTGGGCAGATTCAACTTCCAAGATGAACTATAGTTACTTCGGTGATACTGTTGTATTTGACACAGTTTATCGGACTAACAGATATAGGGTACCATTTGCAGCATTCACAGGATTTAACCATCACGGGCAACCTGTATTGTTTGGTTGTGCTCTTGTTCTTAACGAGTCTGACTCCTCATTTATTTGGCTACTCCAAACTTGGCTTCATGCAATGTCTGGTCAACACCCAGTCTCTATAACAACGGATCCTGATCGTCTCATACAGGTGGCTGTTGCACAAGTTCTTCCTGACACTCGCCATCGATACAGTAAGCATGGCATACTTAGAGAAACCCAAGAGAAAATGGCTCATATATACCAAACACATCCTAcctttgaaattgaatttaaaaagtGCATCAATGAGACCGAGACAATAGACGAGTTTGAATTATCTTGGCAAACACTTCTGCAAAGATACTATGTGATGGATAATGAATGGCTTCAGTCTATGCACAACGCTAGACAGCAGTGGGTCCCAGTATACATGCGAAATACCTTTTTTGGAGAGTTGTCTGTAACAGAGGCAAGTGGAGATTTAAACTCATTCTTTGATGGGTTTGTGACTGCATCAACTACTATACAGATGCTGATCAAGCAGTATGAAAAAGCTGTAGCAAGCTGGCATGAAAAGGAGTTGAAAGCAGACTATGACACCACTAATACGATGCCGGTTCTGAAGACACCTTCTCCTATGGAAAAACAAGCTGCTAACCTCTAtactagaaaaatatttatgaaattccAAGAGGAATTGGTTGAGACTCTTGCTAATCCTGCAACCAAGATTGATGACTCAGGAACTATCAGCACATATCGAGTGGCCAAATTTGGGGAAGAAATCAAAGCACATACTGTtagttttaattcttttgaaaTGAAAGCTAGTTGCAGCTGCCAAATGTTTGAATATAAAGGAATAATTTGTCGGCACGTATTAGCAGTTTTTAGAGGGAAAAATGTTCTTACGCTTCCTACTCAATATATATTGAAACGATGGACAAGAAACGTCAAGAGTGGGGCTGTGTTGGATGAACGTGCTTCTGAATTGCCCACCAATTCCCGAGAGTCTCTAACGGTTCGATATAACAATTTGCGACAGGAAGCTATCAAATATGTTGAAGAAGGGGCTAAATCTATTCACATTTATAATGTGGCAATGGATGCTTTACAAGATGCTGCAAAGAAGGTTGCTGCGGTGAAGAATAAAAGTCCTGGAGCTACACAGGATGGGGCTTTGAGCAATGGAAGTGGTCAAGAGCTGCATGTAGCTGATGAAAACAGAGTGGCTGCATCTCAGTCTGCA gatgagaaagaaaagaaaattcgtGAATTGACTGCGGAGTTGGAGAGTACAAATCAACGCTGCGAAGTATACCGAGCAAACTTGCTAGCGGTTCTGAGAGACATGGAAGAACAGAAGTTGAAGCTATCAGTGAAAGTTCAAAATGCAAGGCTTAGTCTGAAAGAATGA